A genomic window from Archaeoglobus profundus DSM 5631 includes:
- a CDS encoding 50S ribosomal protein L3 produces the protein MKYSRPRRGSLAFSPRKRAKDVIPRIRSWPDYEGEPKLLGFAGYKAGMTHVIMIDDRKNSPTYGEEIVVPVTVLECPPMKVAGIRVYKNTMYGLQIAKEVWTTELDEHLSRRLPLPKKINTDVESLKNVENIAEVRLITYTQPYLITGVPSKTPDVMEYKVGGSDINAVLDYAISKLGKEIRVSEVFQEGAFIDVIAITKGKGFQGPVKRWGVITLDAKHARSSKHRRVGTLGPWTPHRVRWTVPQAGQMGFHQRTEYNKRIIKIGENGEEITPEGGFVHYGVIRSDYVLVSGSVPGPVKRLIRMRDAIRPPRYTYEGINVVYISTKSKQGR, from the coding sequence ATGAAGTATAGCAGACCGAGAAGAGGTTCTTTGGCATTTAGCCCGAGAAAGAGGGCGAAGGACGTAATCCCAAGAATAAGGAGCTGGCCGGACTACGAGGGAGAGCCCAAGCTACTTGGATTTGCAGGATACAAGGCTGGAATGACTCACGTAATAATGATTGACGACAGGAAGAACTCTCCAACATATGGAGAGGAGATAGTTGTCCCAGTTACAGTACTAGAGTGTCCTCCCATGAAAGTTGCTGGGATAAGAGTCTACAAGAACACAATGTACGGTCTGCAGATTGCAAAAGAAGTATGGACGACCGAGCTTGACGAACATCTAAGCAGAAGATTGCCCTTGCCAAAGAAGATAAACACAGATGTTGAATCCCTTAAGAATGTTGAAAACATTGCCGAAGTCAGGCTGATTACTTACACACAGCCCTATTTGATAACGGGAGTTCCTTCAAAGACACCAGATGTTATGGAATATAAAGTTGGAGGCTCAGACATTAACGCAGTTCTGGATTACGCCATATCAAAGCTTGGAAAGGAAATAAGAGTTTCCGAAGTATTTCAGGAGGGAGCATTCATCGATGTCATTGCCATAACGAAGGGTAAGGGATTCCAGGGACCAGTAAAGAGGTGGGGAGTAATCACTCTGGATGCAAAGCATGCAAGAAGCAGTAAGCACAGGAGAGTTGGAACACTTGGCCCATGGACTCCGCATAGAGTAAGATGGACTGTTCCTCAAGCGGGACAGATGGGATTCCACCAGAGAACGGAATACAATAAGAGGATAATTAAGATAGGAGAGAACGGCGAGGAGATAACTCCTGAGGGTGGTTTCGTCCATTATGGTGTCATTAGAAGCGACTATGTTTTAGTTTCAGGTAGTGTTCCCGGGCCAGTTAAGAGGCTTATAAGGATGAGAGATGCAATAAGACCTCCGAGATACACCTATGAGGGAATAAATGTCGTGTATATCAGCACGAAATCAAAGCAGGGTAGGTGA
- a CDS encoding putative RNA uridine N3 methyltransferase: MISVAIPSSALINENDPKIKTFKVGLIARACAIFRVGEIIIYRDPKLNESQFIKDVLEYAETPQYLRKYIPIKETLKYAGVLPPLKIPSHKPKRLKVGEVREGVVVRVGPDGTRWVDIGVKALAPLKSKAKRGARVTVRVCSTNPLVVEEAKPEEYWGYKVRIAELKDVLSKENVVLTSRKCKVPKIEEIKSLKDVTLVFGSPEEGVFEIMRRLGIDTDARCWNTIPMQGVETVRLEEAIYATLAIVNYVRWVE, from the coding sequence ATGATCTCTGTGGCAATCCCATCATCAGCTTTAATAAACGAGAACGACCCGAAGATAAAGACTTTTAAAGTAGGGTTAATTGCGAGAGCCTGTGCAATTTTTAGAGTCGGGGAAATAATAATTTACCGAGATCCTAAGCTCAACGAGTCCCAGTTCATAAAGGATGTTTTGGAGTATGCAGAAACTCCGCAATACCTTCGAAAGTACATTCCTATAAAGGAAACGCTGAAATACGCTGGAGTTTTGCCACCCCTTAAAATTCCCTCTCATAAGCCGAAACGCTTAAAAGTCGGTGAGGTGAGGGAAGGGGTCGTAGTAAGGGTTGGTCCTGACGGGACACGGTGGGTCGATATAGGTGTAAAGGCCCTGGCACCCCTTAAGAGCAAGGCCAAGAGGGGTGCCCGTGTCACCGTCAGGGTCTGTTCGACGAATCCGTTGGTAGTTGAAGAGGCTAAGCCTGAGGAATATTGGGGATACAAGGTAAGGATAGCTGAGCTAAAGGACGTGCTCAGCAAGGAAAATGTGGTACTAACTTCGAGGAAATGTAAGGTGCCAAAAATAGAGGAGATAAAGTCCCTAAAGGATGTAACACTCGTGTTTGGAAGTCCTGAAGAAGGGGTGTTCGAGATAATGAGGAGGTTGGGAATCGATACGGATGCGAGATGTTGGAACACGATACCCATGCAGGGTGTTGAGACTGTAAGGTTAGAGGAGGCTATCTACGCTACTCTAGCAATAGTTAATTACGTGAGGTGGGTTGAATGA
- a CDS encoding DUF3227 domain-containing protein, giving the protein MISNPEEVMIRAVRNATRRANPALEKILEIHLKMQANAGFELAYRDPKRFKELVNRLFGEYSGRLLEMLIVDEVKKLLEVEEDIDILEKAVEILRLL; this is encoded by the coding sequence GTGATTAGCAATCCTGAAGAAGTGATGATTAGAGCGGTCAGAAACGCTACGAGGAGAGCGAATCCAGCTTTAGAGAAAATACTCGAAATTCACTTGAAAATGCAAGCGAATGCGGGATTTGAACTCGCCTATAGAGATCCAAAGAGATTTAAGGAGCTGGTGAACAGGCTCTTTGGGGAGTACAGCGGTAGACTACTCGAAATGCTCATAGTTGATGAAGTGAAGAAGTTACTGGAAGTAGAAGAGGATATAGATATTCTTGAAAAGGCAGTAGAGATCCTAAGACTGCTTTGA
- a CDS encoding ATPase domain-containing protein, with protein MPSTDYLLTRIIPGGFPRGSMILIAGEPGTGKTTLVSAIAINEIKKGKKVLFVSLNEPKEDYFGTIEGFGWEIDESKFKFVDLFTVGREALEAQLKLITEEIFNFKPDLIVIDSITALTSLMSPDAVRSFLHASLGTLVKSIGAVALLVAEKPMGKEELGFGVEEFVVDGVIILRYIKYGEHYRRVMEIPKMRRRKIEKPQYEYAITDKGIELFEVPELERTEVVTRERVTTGIAKLDVLTDGGFYKGSITVIAGQTGTGKTTFGLHFVYTNALRGHRAVFVTLEESVGDILRSMNNYGMKYESVKDRLNIISIVPESESPVSIFVKLKEIIENEKPVALVIDSYTALEEHMDRVELSKMVRYLQLAVKNNQIATILTMNMEGGIECLPPTGLSTLADNIILLGYDFEDGRMVKKMLILKSRASNHARKIYKFDITSKGVEISD; from the coding sequence ATGCCCTCAACAGATTACCTTCTCACAAGAATAATTCCCGGCGGATTCCCAAGAGGTTCGATGATTCTCATCGCAGGAGAACCGGGAACGGGAAAGACCACGCTTGTTTCTGCAATCGCGATAAACGAAATCAAGAAGGGTAAAAAAGTGTTGTTTGTATCACTTAACGAACCCAAGGAAGATTACTTTGGAACAATCGAAGGATTCGGTTGGGAAATAGATGAATCTAAGTTTAAGTTCGTAGATTTGTTTACGGTTGGTAGAGAAGCTTTAGAGGCTCAGCTAAAGCTGATAACAGAGGAAATATTCAATTTTAAGCCTGATTTGATAGTAATTGATTCCATAACAGCTCTGACATCTCTAATGAGTCCGGATGCTGTTAGGTCTTTCCTTCATGCATCTTTAGGAACCTTAGTAAAGAGCATAGGTGCAGTTGCACTACTTGTAGCTGAGAAGCCGATGGGTAAAGAGGAGTTAGGATTTGGTGTTGAGGAATTCGTAGTTGATGGTGTCATAATCCTCAGATACATCAAGTACGGTGAACACTATAGAAGGGTAATGGAAATTCCCAAGATGAGAAGGAGAAAAATAGAGAAACCACAGTACGAGTATGCGATAACTGACAAAGGTATAGAGCTTTTCGAAGTGCCAGAGCTTGAAAGAACCGAAGTTGTAACTAGGGAGAGGGTTACGACTGGCATTGCAAAGTTGGACGTGTTAACAGATGGTGGTTTTTACAAGGGTTCAATAACAGTTATTGCCGGGCAGACTGGAACTGGAAAGACAACTTTTGGACTTCACTTTGTGTATACAAACGCCCTAAGAGGGCACAGAGCAGTTTTTGTAACCCTTGAGGAATCTGTTGGGGATATACTTAGAAGTATGAACAACTACGGTATGAAGTACGAATCGGTGAAAGATAGGTTGAATATAATATCGATAGTTCCAGAATCTGAAAGTCCCGTAAGTATATTCGTCAAGCTGAAGGAGATAATCGAGAATGAGAAACCAGTTGCCCTTGTCATAGACAGCTATACTGCTCTCGAGGAGCACATGGACAGGGTAGAGCTATCGAAAATGGTGAGATATCTTCAGCTGGCCGTCAAAAATAATCAAATTGCAACTATTCTTACGATGAATATGGAGGGAGGAATTGAATGTTTACCTCCAACGGGATTGAGTACACTTGCCGATAACATCATACTCCTCGGATACGATTTTGAGGATGGTAGAATGGTCAAAAAGATGCTCATACTTAAGTCGAGAGCTTCAAATCACGCGAGGAAGATTTACAAATTTGACATAACTTCGAAGGGGGTGGAAATAAGTGATTAG
- a CDS encoding helix-turn-helix domain-containing protein, which yields MLAGVMAKSVVNDKQQKLLKVVSRNGVSSILFSLEKNPMRFSQLMFKTKLNPGILDRHLKALMQLNVVEKNEDKYTLTETGRRLVSILAVKYC from the coding sequence ATGTTGGCGGGCGTTATGGCTAAAAGCGTCGTCAACGATAAGCAACAGAAGCTGCTTAAGGTTGTTTCAAGAAATGGCGTCAGCTCCATTCTGTTTAGCTTGGAAAAAAATCCTATGAGATTCTCCCAATTGATGTTTAAAACGAAGTTGAATCCCGGAATTCTTGACAGGCATTTGAAAGCTTTAATGCAACTCAATGTTGTTGAGAAGAATGAGGACAAGTACACGTTAACAGAAACTGGTAGAAGACTCGTATCTATTTTAGCTGTTAAATATTGTTGA
- a CDS encoding methyl-accepting chemotaxis protein: protein MEDMELLHKEITESKDNEVFRELAEAIYRLKRGDFSVKLPEDKYDGEVAAVFREFNSFIDDMRNLFSEIARVAELASRGNLNVKASVRAYGDFAKLVENINKLTDSIVIPIREGIEVVKRYSSGDFTSSVSEDVKMEGEFAEFANALEELGRNLRSFIGEMKRIAEENISGVQQIREAISQINAGMEQISSASQQMAQGAANLSKTANEAAAKAKDVVENIKALTKEAKDSADFATKAAEIADLVEKGSKEAQANLNRIISEMNTVVKIVEGLNEAAENIDKITERIKSIADQTNLLALNAAIEAARAGEYGRGFAVVADEIRKLAEESRKSTEEINEIVKRILSETQRVTEATHRAYEESEKGSKSVVSALEMNNEISRLVKDIKRKMDEIVAHADKGLSRVEQIARLIDEVASTAEESAASAEETSAAIEEQTAAVQQITASIEQTYQSAEKTLKIIDDKFTF from the coding sequence ATGGAGGATATGGAGTTGTTACACAAGGAGATAACAGAATCAAAAGACAACGAGGTATTCAGAGAGCTTGCGGAGGCAATATATAGACTAAAGAGGGGAGATTTCAGCGTAAAGTTGCCGGAGGACAAGTATGATGGAGAAGTTGCCGCAGTTTTTCGAGAGTTCAATTCTTTCATAGATGACATGAGAAATCTGTTCTCTGAGATTGCTAGGGTTGCCGAACTTGCTTCAAGAGGTAACCTCAACGTCAAAGCAAGTGTTAGAGCGTATGGAGATTTTGCAAAACTCGTTGAAAACATAAACAAACTGACGGATTCAATAGTTATTCCGATCAGGGAGGGAATAGAAGTAGTAAAACGCTACAGTTCTGGAGACTTTACGAGTTCCGTTAGCGAGGATGTTAAAATGGAGGGAGAATTCGCAGAGTTTGCCAACGCTCTTGAGGAGCTCGGTAGAAATCTGAGATCGTTTATAGGAGAAATGAAAAGAATAGCAGAAGAGAACATTTCTGGTGTTCAGCAAATTAGAGAAGCGATAAGTCAGATAAACGCTGGAATGGAGCAGATAAGTTCTGCATCGCAGCAGATGGCTCAGGGGGCAGCGAACTTATCCAAGACCGCAAACGAAGCTGCAGCGAAAGCTAAGGATGTTGTCGAAAACATAAAGGCTCTGACAAAAGAGGCTAAGGATTCTGCAGATTTCGCAACCAAAGCGGCTGAAATTGCAGACCTTGTTGAGAAAGGAAGTAAGGAGGCACAGGCGAATTTGAACAGGATAATCAGTGAGATGAATACCGTTGTTAAGATAGTGGAAGGACTCAATGAAGCCGCAGAGAACATAGATAAGATAACGGAAAGGATAAAGTCGATAGCGGATCAGACTAATTTGTTAGCGTTGAATGCTGCTATAGAAGCTGCTAGGGCTGGGGAGTACGGAAGGGGATTTGCAGTAGTGGCAGATGAAATCAGAAAACTGGCAGAAGAATCTAGAAAGAGCACTGAGGAAATAAATGAAATCGTTAAGAGAATACTGTCTGAGACTCAAAGAGTCACCGAAGCTACTCATAGAGCTTACGAGGAATCCGAAAAGGGATCTAAGAGCGTTGTATCCGCTTTGGAGATGAATAATGAAATAAGCAGGCTAGTCAAAGACATAAAGCGGAAGATGGATGAGATAGTAGCACATGCGGATAAGGGACTTTCGAGGGTGGAACAGATTGCTAGATTGATAGATGAGGTTGCATCAACCGCTGAGGAGTCAGCAGCATCTGCTGAAGAAACATCCGCAGCAATTGAAGAACAGACTGCTGCGGTTCAGCAGATTACCGCTAGCATTGAACAAACCTACCAGTCGGCAGAGAAGACTCTAAAGATCATAGACGACAAGTTTACCTTTTAA
- a CDS encoding winged helix-turn-helix domain-containing protein, which translates to MELEHKLKRCKIVFHPNTVKILLILKKFREGLCFTELMLSLRMNPSVLSRYIRHLMEIGAVKKYDGRYVVTEKGVELFSRIEKVFEVLDE; encoded by the coding sequence ATGGAATTAGAGCATAAGCTGAAGAGATGTAAGATTGTGTTTCATCCCAATACGGTGAAGATCCTCCTTATTCTGAAGAAGTTTCGAGAGGGATTATGCTTTACTGAACTTATGTTAAGTCTGAGAATGAATCCAAGTGTTCTGAGCAGGTACATAAGACATCTCATGGAGATTGGTGCCGTCAAGAAGTATGATGGTAGGTATGTAGTAACAGAGAAGGGGGTAGAGCTCTTCAGCAGAATTGAGAAGGTATTTGAAGTCTTAGATGAATGA
- a CDS encoding PIN domain-containing protein, with protein MSGEKFMIADLNLVRSWIFDKNKKASILKEMMENGEIPLMIPETIKFEICRAILGLKAPVDVLKRLVELVTEYIEFFTIKVDGQVLSEAVEIYKNLKNVDFATAVCLATAKNLRKACITTDHKLADYLRENGYNVLTVDEVIHTLK; from the coding sequence ATGAGTGGTGAAAAATTCATGATTGCAGACTTAAACTTGGTTAGAAGTTGGATATTTGATAAAAATAAAAAAGCTTCTATATTAAAAGAAATGATGGAGAATGGTGAAATACCTCTTATGATACCCGAAACTATCAAGTTTGAAATTTGTAGAGCAATATTAGGATTAAAAGCACCCGTAGACGTTCTAAAAAGGTTAGTTGAGCTTGTAACAGAATATATTGAGTTTTTCACAATCAAAGTCGACGGACAAGTGTTATCCGAAGCTGTAGAAATCTACAAGAACTTAAAGAATGTCGATTTTGCAACTGCCGTTTGCCTTGCAACTGCAAAAAATCTTAGAAAAGCTTGCATCACTACAGACCACAAACTGGCTGATTACTTGAGAGAGAACGGATACAACGTATTAACTGTGGATGAGGTAATCCATACTCTTAAGTGA
- a CDS encoding CheR family methyltransferase, which translates to MDLTFKALMNYVSRLSGVDLSRYRESYLKRRVELRMKILGFQTFEQYLRYLRLNGHDEVKRLIDTITINVTEFMRDKTPFEYFMKVILPTIAEKKRKVGSNILRFWSAGCSCGEEPYSIAICTLEALGRGWNLSIYATDIDEKCLEIAKEGFYRASQLKNLRADIVRKYFDKEEDGYRVKRFLKRYIRFKKHDLTTEKPVSRYFDVIFCRNVMIYFSEKQKVKVVQDFYDALVDGGYLIIGKSETLPMGFKDKFECVSLKEKVYRKISLKSMDYLIHS; encoded by the coding sequence ATGGATCTAACTTTCAAGGCTTTGATGAACTACGTAAGCAGGCTATCGGGAGTAGATTTGAGTAGGTACAGGGAGAGTTACCTAAAGAGAAGGGTAGAACTTCGAATGAAGATACTTGGATTTCAGACCTTCGAGCAGTACTTGAGGTATTTGAGACTCAACGGTCACGATGAGGTGAAAAGACTGATAGATACGATAACGATAAACGTTACTGAGTTCATGAGAGACAAAACACCCTTTGAATACTTCATGAAAGTCATACTACCGACAATAGCGGAGAAAAAGAGAAAGGTGGGCAGCAACATTCTACGTTTCTGGAGTGCCGGATGTTCTTGCGGTGAGGAACCCTACAGCATCGCCATATGTACGTTGGAAGCTCTTGGGAGGGGGTGGAACCTGTCAATATATGCAACTGATATAGATGAAAAATGCTTAGAGATTGCCAAGGAGGGATTTTACAGAGCGAGTCAGCTCAAAAACTTGAGAGCCGATATCGTAAGGAAGTATTTTGATAAGGAGGAAGATGGATACAGGGTTAAGAGATTCCTAAAGAGGTATATCAGATTCAAGAAGCACGATCTAACTACCGAGAAACCTGTATCAAGGTATTTTGATGTAATATTCTGCAGAAACGTTATGATATACTTCAGTGAGAAGCAGAAGGTTAAGGTTGTGCAAGACTTCTACGATGCGTTGGTGGATGGAGGATACCTCATAATAGGGAAAAGCGAAACACTACCAATGGGATTTAAAGATAAATTTGAATGCGTCAGTCTGAAGGAAAAAGTTTACAGGAAAATCTCACTTAAGAGTATGGATTACCTCATCCACAGTTAA
- a CDS encoding chemotaxis protein CheD produces MSELLVGIGEFRVAKGNFILKTIGLGSCVGVALYDPIAKVGGLAHVVLPQSNGLKRSAKYADQAIEIMVESMERLGARRRNLIAKMAGGAQIFKHMTHENLRIGDRNVDVVKKQLENFGIRLVSEDVGGSIGRSVYFYVIDGKMLVRYSNGVSIWI; encoded by the coding sequence ATGTCAGAGCTTCTGGTAGGGATAGGTGAGTTCAGGGTGGCGAAGGGGAATTTCATCTTGAAGACAATAGGATTGGGCTCTTGTGTGGGTGTGGCCCTCTACGATCCCATTGCAAAGGTAGGTGGCTTAGCTCATGTTGTGCTACCCCAATCTAACGGCTTGAAAAGATCTGCCAAATACGCTGATCAGGCTATAGAGATTATGGTCGAGTCTATGGAACGATTGGGTGCTAGGAGGAGGAACTTAATTGCAAAGATGGCCGGAGGAGCACAGATATTTAAGCATATGACACACGAGAACCTGAGAATAGGAGATAGGAATGTAGATGTTGTAAAGAAGCAGTTGGAGAATTTTGGGATAAGACTGGTTTCGGAAGATGTCGGAGGTTCGATTGGTAGGAGTGTCTACTTCTACGTAATCGATGGCAAGATGTTGGTAAGGTATAGCAACGGTGTCAGTATATGGATCTAA
- a CDS encoding chemotaxis protein CheC, with the protein MDLGSLSDLELEALRELGNIGAGHAATSLSQMLGKTVEMSVPMVRVVEISKIHEVIDVSKIVSGVVTGLNDLENGETGYLYVVFPEETEKRIAEMMMLDGDMIESALMEIGNILSSSFCDAMAEMLGTMLIPTPPSFAKDYSVAILDALLAQLATKGDHVVIFDTELKDEDGVVNIEILLLPSENFMGYIARMISMVE; encoded by the coding sequence ATGGATTTAGGTAGTTTGAGTGACTTGGAGCTTGAAGCTTTAAGAGAATTGGGTAATATTGGTGCTGGGCATGCGGCCACATCCCTATCTCAAATGCTCGGAAAGACTGTAGAAATGAGTGTACCAATGGTTAGAGTTGTAGAAATTTCGAAAATACACGAAGTGATCGATGTAAGCAAGATTGTTTCTGGAGTAGTTACGGGTTTAAACGATTTGGAAAACGGTGAAACTGGTTATCTTTACGTAGTCTTTCCAGAGGAAACGGAAAAGAGGATAGCTGAAATGATGATGCTTGATGGGGATATGATAGAATCCGCACTGATGGAGATAGGAAACATTTTATCATCATCTTTCTGCGATGCCATGGCAGAGATGCTGGGAACAATGTTAATTCCAACTCCACCCAGCTTTGCAAAAGATTATTCCGTAGCAATACTCGATGCCTTACTTGCTCAACTGGCTACAAAAGGTGACCACGTTGTTATATTCGACACTGAACTCAAAGATGAGGATGGGGTTGTCAACATAGAGATTCTACTCTTACCAAGTGAGAATTTCATGGGATACATCGCGAGAATGATTAGCATGGTGGAATGA
- a CDS encoding chemotaxis protein CheA: MDLSEYKQEFLQEVKEYIDVMNQNFIKVEKGDLEALNEIFRVAHTIKGMAGFMGYKKLELLCHRLESAMGKVRDGVVNVTEDLIDVMLKAVDKIEEIVEKIESEDNDDVDIDEVISSLESIIGEVRSSKCEKKESKPFDNANLRVDVKLADDCVMKSVRATLILESLKDVCEVIGVDPDEDAMDSDDFDGTFSIYVKGDRKAVEDVMSKVGEVERFDIVEIKQQRIEKKVEKPVVKEQMKEEKLRKNESIRVNIEQLDTIMNLVGELVIGKGRLIQIAQDYDIPELKEAVSVMDKAITSLQDEIMRIRMVKVERVFSKFPRMVRDLARKLGKKVELIIEGQDTELDRTVLDEITDPLIHIIRNAVDHGIETPEERKKAGKSEVGKIVLSARREKNNVVIEIEDDGRGIDVEKVKKKAIEKGLITPAEAESMSEDEIKMLIFAPGFSTKDKATEVSGRGVGMDVVKTRVEKLGGNVKIYSEKGKGTKIVITLPPTVAITKALLIRVGNEDFAIPLSSVVEAIYVTEENYKVLHGTPFLYVRNNLIPAFRLRELFNIKNGKAEREVGIIVEREGDRIALIADAITDQLEIVIKPLTSFLSKVRGFSGITILGDGRVVPIIDVSTLLGR, from the coding sequence ATGGATCTTAGTGAGTACAAGCAGGAATTCCTGCAAGAGGTTAAGGAGTACATAGATGTCATGAATCAGAACTTCATAAAAGTTGAAAAGGGTGATTTAGAAGCCTTAAACGAGATCTTCAGAGTTGCCCACACGATTAAAGGCATGGCGGGTTTCATGGGTTATAAGAAACTTGAGTTGCTCTGTCACAGGCTTGAGAGTGCAATGGGAAAGGTTAGAGACGGCGTTGTGAATGTTACTGAAGATTTGATAGATGTAATGCTCAAAGCGGTCGATAAAATCGAAGAAATTGTTGAGAAGATAGAGAGTGAAGATAACGATGATGTTGATATCGATGAAGTTATTTCTTCACTGGAAAGTATAATAGGCGAAGTTAGAAGTAGTAAATGTGAGAAAAAAGAATCAAAACCGTTCGATAATGCTAATTTAAGGGTAGATGTTAAGCTTGCGGATGACTGCGTGATGAAGAGTGTTAGAGCTACGCTTATTCTTGAATCCCTAAAAGATGTGTGTGAGGTTATTGGAGTAGATCCAGACGAGGATGCTATGGACAGTGACGATTTTGACGGTACATTCAGCATTTACGTTAAAGGAGATAGGAAGGCAGTTGAGGATGTAATGAGCAAAGTCGGTGAGGTAGAACGTTTTGACATCGTCGAAATTAAACAGCAGAGAATCGAAAAGAAAGTCGAAAAACCAGTGGTGAAAGAGCAAATGAAAGAAGAGAAACTGAGAAAGAATGAGAGCATCAGAGTGAACATAGAGCAGTTGGACACGATAATGAACCTTGTTGGTGAGCTTGTTATAGGTAAGGGTAGATTAATTCAGATTGCCCAAGATTACGACATTCCGGAGCTTAAAGAAGCAGTTTCTGTAATGGACAAAGCAATCACGAGCCTGCAGGACGAGATAATGCGTATAAGAATGGTTAAAGTTGAAAGAGTATTTAGTAAGTTCCCAAGAATGGTTAGAGATCTTGCGAGGAAACTGGGTAAGAAGGTAGAATTAATAATTGAGGGTCAGGACACCGAGCTTGATAGAACAGTTTTGGATGAGATAACGGATCCACTGATACACATCATAAGAAACGCTGTCGATCACGGTATAGAAACTCCAGAGGAGAGAAAGAAGGCTGGAAAGAGCGAAGTTGGTAAGATTGTTTTGAGCGCTAGGAGAGAGAAGAACAACGTGGTCATAGAGATTGAGGATGACGGAAGAGGGATAGACGTTGAAAAGGTCAAGAAAAAAGCGATAGAAAAAGGCTTGATAACTCCGGCAGAAGCGGAGAGTATGAGTGAAGATGAAATAAAGATGTTGATATTTGCTCCAGGATTCTCTACGAAGGACAAAGCTACCGAAGTTTCTGGAAGAGGAGTTGGAATGGATGTCGTGAAGACTAGAGTTGAAAAGCTCGGTGGAAATGTTAAAATCTACTCCGAAAAGGGTAAGGGAACTAAAATTGTAATAACGCTTCCTCCTACTGTAGCAATTACGAAGGCATTACTCATAAGGGTTGGGAATGAAGACTTTGCTATACCTCTATCAAGTGTTGTCGAAGCTATCTATGTTACGGAGGAAAACTACAAGGTGCTTCATGGAACACCTTTCTTGTATGTTAGAAACAACCTCATACCGGCATTCAGGCTTAGAGAACTATTCAATATTAAGAACGGAAAGGCTGAGAGGGAAGTAGGCATAATAGTTGAAAGAGAGGGAGATAGAATCGCTCTGATAGCGGATGCCATAACCGATCAGCTAGAGATAGTTATAAAGCCTCTGACGAGTTTCTTGTCCAAGGTTAGGGGGTTTAGTGGTATCACAATACTTGGGGATGGTAGAGTTGTGCCAATTATAGATGTTTCGACCCTTCTCGGGAGGTGA